Proteins encoded together in one Benincasa hispida cultivar B227 chromosome 1, ASM972705v1, whole genome shotgun sequence window:
- the LOC120079632 gene encoding glutamic acid-rich protein-like encodes MEKERGLPEAGVVNQPLPSEEEMEEASQRSVLAISNPKETIQTESYEGPIMVALKEVEAKKLSKTAEEKKKKKNKEKRAERDEEAQPRKEKKERKSSEKRERRWEEKRLKKKEKKRKRAENPEVDGESTTTRVDERVST; translated from the coding sequence ATGGAGAAGGAGAGAGGGCTACCCGAAGCTGGAGTTGTTAATCAACCCTTGCCTTCGGAGGAAGAGATGGAAGAAGCTTCGCAAAGAAGTGTCCTGGCCATTTCGAATCCTAAGGAAACTATTCAAACagaatcctatgagggacccatcaTGGTTGCTTTGAAGGAGGTGGAAGCGAAGAAGCTGTCGAAAACggctgaagagaagaagaaaaagaaaaacaaggagAAGAGGGCAGAAAGAGATGAAGAAGCCCAGccaaggaaggaaaaaaaagaaagaaaatcgaGTGAGAAGAGGGAACGCAGGTGGGAGGAGAAGCGtctgaagaagaaggaaaaaaagagaaagagggcTGAGAACCCAGAGGTcgatggagaatcaaccaccACAAGGGTGGATGAAAGGGTGTCAACGTAA